From Pseudoalteromonas viridis, the proteins below share one genomic window:
- a CDS encoding phage tail protein I, with the protein MNELLPTNASALSRAVADEMIKPGKVRALLLDTLDISNRSQAQRRRLATQWQLNSTTDSAFFSADISQLLTLLRDQAICPVAKLAELARALNIPNWHDDLDEQAQRRALQDACILQDIRLLLRALWDPMLCPAPLLPWLAWAMSVDEWDEAWSETLKRQVIRDAFAVHQYKGTPYALQKALDSLNIVTEIKEWWQSEGADTPSGEAMPPGTIKVWALVNQNLDDQQQGLLTPQMLKKIRRVINAVKRGAIHVDLQLGIALSESVAPFGAAQSPLNLIDHKATGLGVTPDSTQGAVATAAAGHLVNCQRWHTEGEGITPDPSEGTMAAHAQLQSLNTASLEAESLGVMPDSMAGALALYSGLDALNIQSFHFQGVT; encoded by the coding sequence CGCTGAGCCGGGCGGTTGCCGATGAGATGATAAAGCCTGGCAAGGTACGGGCATTGTTGCTTGATACACTGGATATCAGCAACAGGAGCCAGGCGCAGCGCCGCCGCCTTGCCACCCAGTGGCAGCTAAACTCCACAACCGACAGCGCTTTTTTTAGTGCGGACATCAGTCAGTTACTGACATTACTAAGGGATCAGGCGATTTGCCCAGTAGCTAAGCTTGCTGAGCTTGCCCGGGCGCTCAATATCCCCAACTGGCATGACGACCTGGATGAACAAGCACAGCGCCGGGCGCTGCAGGATGCCTGTATTTTACAGGATATCCGCCTGCTGCTTCGCGCGCTGTGGGATCCCATGCTCTGTCCTGCGCCTTTGTTGCCCTGGCTGGCCTGGGCGATGTCGGTGGATGAATGGGATGAAGCCTGGTCAGAAACACTCAAACGTCAGGTTATCCGAGATGCCTTTGCGGTGCACCAGTACAAGGGCACCCCTTACGCGCTGCAAAAAGCGCTCGATAGTTTAAACATTGTTACTGAGATCAAGGAATGGTGGCAGTCCGAAGGAGCGGACACCCCTTCAGGTGAGGCCATGCCGCCCGGAACGATTAAAGTCTGGGCACTGGTGAATCAGAATTTGGACGACCAACAGCAAGGACTGCTGACTCCCCAAATGCTGAAGAAAATCCGCCGGGTGATCAATGCCGTTAAGCGCGGTGCTATTCATGTGGATTTGCAACTGGGTATCGCACTGAGCGAATCCGTGGCCCCTTTTGGAGCTGCACAATCGCCGCTTAATCTGATCGACCATAAAGCCACGGGTTTGGGGGTGACGCCAGACTCGACACAGGGAGCTGTGGCTACAGCCGCAGCGGGGCACTTAGTTAATTGTCAGCGCTGGCATACAGAGGGCGAGGGGATCACTCCGGATCCGAGCGAGGGGACAATGGCAGCGCATGCACAGCTGCAGTCCTTAAATACCGCCAGCCTGGAAGCCGAAAGTCTGGGCGTGATGCCCGACTCTATGGCCGGCGCACTGGCGTTGTATTCAGGGTTAGATGCGCTGAATATTCAATCTTTTCATTTCCAAGGAGTGACGTAA
- a CDS encoding phage tail protein, whose translation MSALTLQFTQVGLDALLSARARGFKGQISHMAFGDASYTPSKNQTTLRSQKELVEIADSDYTDGESSSLKVAAKFEAPLEYAIGEIGVFLDSGEKLANGQPKLILLGVYSKPNTTLGYRTPDVKVLQWLTLSLTQLPSDSVEVKLGVDNLNLILDNELAELTLVQLDTMHRQIKQEWRLVALEQA comes from the coding sequence ATGTCAGCATTAACCTTGCAATTTACTCAGGTGGGGCTGGATGCGCTGTTGTCGGCGCGCGCCAGAGGCTTTAAAGGGCAAATCAGCCACATGGCCTTTGGCGATGCAAGCTACACCCCATCTAAAAATCAAACCACGCTGCGCTCACAAAAAGAGCTGGTGGAAATTGCCGATTCGGATTACACCGACGGCGAAAGCAGCAGCCTGAAAGTGGCCGCCAAATTCGAAGCGCCGCTGGAATACGCCATTGGTGAAATTGGTGTGTTTCTGGATTCCGGCGAAAAGCTGGCAAATGGTCAGCCCAAGCTGATTTTGCTGGGCGTGTATTCTAAACCTAACACCACGCTTGGGTATCGTACGCCGGACGTCAAAGTGTTGCAGTGGCTAACCCTAAGCCTGACCCAGCTGCCCTCCGATAGTGTTGAGGTCAAACTCGGTGTCGATAACCTCAACCTGATCCTCGACAACGAACTGGCCGAGCTGACTCTGGTGCAGCTAGATACTATGCACCGTCAGATCAAACAAGAATGGCGCTTAGTGGCGCTGGAACAGGCGTAA